One window of Camelina sativa cultivar DH55 chromosome 4, Cs, whole genome shotgun sequence genomic DNA carries:
- the LOC104783752 gene encoding uncharacterized protein LOC104783752: protein MATMLIKHMTSPLSLSLFVFLAFTNANAMLIKDMYSLCKETKDVNFCLKYIGTDTRILDANGLYDVLVIAISKCQDQVTNAAKQINEVRQKFNPVGTQQINFCLASYHVASKLFQKSWEYAHEDMDAAGAKASATDGANYMRQCEEEWKNGQIQKSPVTFYNTNVVKLLSIIQVIVSKIYGG, encoded by the exons ATGGCCACAATGCTCATCAAACACATGACTTCTCCTTTATCATTGTCATTATTCGTGTTCTTAGCGTTtacaaatgcaaatgcaatgcttATCAAAGACATGTACTCACTTTGCAAGGAGACAAAAGACGTGAATTTCTGCTTGAAATACATTGGAACGGACACACGTATATTAGACGCAAACGGCCTTTACGACGTTCTTGTGATTGCG ATTTCTAAATGCCAAGACCAAGTGACCAATGCAGCCAAACAAATCAACGAAGTCCGCCAGAAGTTTAATCCGGTTGGAActcaacaaataaatttttgtctTGCGAGTTACCATGTAGCATCTAAACTTTTCCAAAAATCTTGGGAATATGCACATGAAGACATGGATGCAGCAGGTGCTAAAGCATCTGCAACAGATGGTGCAAACTATATGCGCCAGTGCGAAGAAGAATGGAAGAATGGACAGATACAAAAGTCTCCCGTCACTTTCTATAACACAAATGTTGTCAAACTATTATCTATTATTCAAGTTATTGTCTCTAAAATTTATGGCGGCTAG
- the LOC104780280 gene encoding nitrilase 2-like, whose amino-acid sequence MSTVKNTASVDGVGPSSIVRATIVQASTVYNNTPATLDKAEKYIAEAASKGAELVLFPEAFIGGYPRGFRFGLAAGGHNEEGRDEFRKYDASAIKVPGPEVDRLAELAGKNNLYLVVGAIEKDGYTLYCTALFFSPQGRFLGKHRKLMPTTLERCIWGQGDGSTIPVYDTPIGKLGAAICWENRMPLYRTALYAKGIEIYCAPTADGSKEWQSSMVHIALEGGCFVLSACQFCLRKDFPDHPDYLFTDMDDNKEQDAIVSQGGSVIISPLGQVLAGPNFESEGLITADLDLDDIARAKLYFDAVGHYSRPDVLHLTVNEQPKKQVTFVTKVEKAEDDSNN is encoded by the exons ATGTCAACTGTCAAAAACACAGCTTCAGTCGACGGCGTTGGCCCATCTTCCATCGTACGAGCTACCATCGTTCAAGCCTCCACTGTCTATAACAATACTCCAGCCACTCTAG ACAAGGCTGAGAAGTATATTGCGGAGGCGGCGAGCAAGGGAGCGGAGTTGGTCTTGTTCCCTGAGGCGTTTATCGGAGGTTATCCTCGAGGGTTTAGGTTCGGTTTGGCGGCAGGAGGGCACAACGAGGAAGGCCGTGATGAGTTCCGCAAATACGATGCTTCTGCTATTAAAGTTCCTG GCCCTGAAGTAGACAGATTGGCTGAGTTGGCCGGGAAAAACAATTTGTACTTGGTAGTGGGAGCGATAGAGAAGGATGGGTATACACTCTATTGCACAGCCCTTTTCTTTAGTCCTCAAGGTCGGTTCTTGGGTAAGCACCGTAAGCTCATGCCCACAACTTTGGAACGTTGCATCTGGGGTCAAGGGGACGGATCAACCATCCCCGTTTACGACACTCCCATTGGCAAACTCGGTGCTGCTATTTGCTGGGAAAATAGGATGCCCCTCTACAGAACTGCATTGTACGCCAAAG GCATTGAGATTTATTGTGCACCCACTGCTGATGGCTCAAAGGAGTGGCAATCGTCAATGGTGCACATTGCGCTCGAAGGTGGATGTTTCGTGTTGTCGGCTTGCCAGTTCTGCCTGCGTAAAGACTTCCCTGACCATCCTGATTACTTGTTTACGGACATGGATGACAACAAAGAACAGGATGCTATTGTCTCCCAAGGCGGAAGTGTCATTATTTCACCTTTAGGACAGGTTCTTGCCGGTCCAAACTTTGAATCAGAGGGTCTCATCACAGCTGatcttg ACCTTGATGATATAGCAAGAGCCAAGTTGTACTTCGATGCGGTCGGACATTACTCGAGACCAGATGTTTTACACTTGACCGTAAATGAGCAACCAAAGAAACAGGTTACATTCGTGACGAAGGTGGAGAAAGCTGAGGATGACTCAAACAATTAG